CATTAGCGTGTCCATGCCGCTGTTCACCCTGACACATTTGGTGAGTAGTAAAAATAGGCACACCCATAAGGACATACACATTTAGGGGCTAGCTCCTATgcaatgggaaaaaagaaaaaaaatgattaaccTATTGTATGCCCTATGCGCCCTATGGAACGTATTTTACCTATGCGCACCGCTATTCACTTGTCTTCATATTGAAGACACTGTCAAAGTTGAGCTACCCAAAATAGGGAGCGgcgattttttaaaaatttgttgcGCAGACTTTTGCTCCTTCCAAAAATATGACGTAACTACGAAGACGTATTTGTTCATCAAGGAAAAcataattttgcataattgtaaaaatggcattaaCTTGTACCACTCTAGtgactatttttttcacttggctcactttgtaaaaaatgatcgAATGGTCGAAATTGTTGATTCCTTTGAGCATCAAAAGGTTAAGTTTACCGTTTGGGAGCCCCTTTTTGAATTGCTCTCAATTGGGGGTGGCCAGAAATATGTCCATATGCCCCTCGGATTTTATGAAGCTAAGAAATGCAGAAGGAGTCACACAAAGGGGAATGCCATTGGGGGGAACACGCCCTGGGATAATTACGGCAGCGCCGACTTTGAGCTtaacagggggggaaatgaacCATTTTGCGAAGGTGCACTGGAGGGAAAACGAGTAGGCGACGCTAAAGCGGCTAAAGCGGCTAAACTGGCTAAGACGAACGCCAATTGGAATAAGGCCCCCCCCggaaataaatttgtttgcACGGAACATTTacccaaggggggaaacactAAAAGGTATCATTATGGCGACGAAAACAATTCGTGTCAAGTAGACCCATTAATGCAGTTGTTTAATGAACTCATGGCTGaacgggaaaaggaaaaaaatagtttttttcATCACTCAAACGGATTTACACAGGGGAGTGAAGCTCACGCTGATAATGTGCTAATAAGTtatattgcaaaaaaatttggacagAGGCACACATCAAAACTGTGTGCCCCTGGTGGAGGCATCTCCGAAGCAACACTCTACTTGTcacaccgcttaaccccctTGATAAAAAATCTCCTCCTTAGTAACCCcatacttatatttttatttgaagacCCAGCAATTTGCGGCTTGTGTGCGAAAAGGACGACCATTGTAGGGGAACCCACGcgaggcggaaaaaaaaaaaataaaaaatggtcaCCCCCAAATTACAAATCGATGCTAAAAAGTGCCTCCATACTCCTTCTTCTTGCCATTTTAATGGCAACCATTTGGATACTTTTAAAGAgaaagaaatgcaaaatgaaagacGAAAAAATTCCGAGGGGTGCTGAAAAAAGGCTAGCCGAAATACACGTAGCGTACAAGAACAAAATACAAACAAATTTTGgctcaaaaataaaagacatTACGGATGAAGATTTAATAAATCTCATCGCTCATAATAAGGCGGAGCTGATCATTGTCTGTCAACCGTAGCAcccgcgcgggggggatTGTGGTAGTGCCCATTTTTCATGTCAAGCTGGAAATTTTGTATGAAGTTGCCCCCCTGTTTGCATCGTTTAAGGCATAAAAGAAGGTACATTTCGCGTAGCTGCGTCTGTCCTGCtgaattttttgttttttcgtgaaaatttccccccccacagtTTGTCACCCGGTTCCACTGCTTCACGGGCTGAGgatgtacatatatagttatacatgtagttatatatatatatactatattatcctattttttttttttctctcatttgACGTTTCAAAACGTAGGCGTTGTCGCATGCGTATGTTGAAACCCCCCCACATTGACGTGCTCATAATatgcacataaaaatggcaattcGAATATGCGGCAAATTTCGCCATAGAACAGcgttctttttaaattcgtttttataattctatTGGATGAGCAGCGGATCCACAGGCATGTCAATTcggctttattttttttttgtaactccCCTGCAACGGTGATTGAACTCgcgtttttttcgctttcccAAATGATGTAAAACGCAAATTAGTAAAACTGTTGCATAATCGCagggaaagagaaaaaaaaaaaaagtgatcacttaatttttttttctctttttggaAGAGGTAGCCATTTCGCCATCCTCCCCTCCCCATTCGTGTAAATCCGTACAAATGCGCAACTTAAATGAACACTTTCATTTGATATGTTAACCATAGTGGGTACAATTTAGCAACAATTTGTTCTTGCAAGTGACCCACATGTGAAGCTCGTTCGATGCAaagaagtagaaaaaaaaaggtacacaAAAGTAACCGTGGGATGGATGCAGACTGTTCGAAAGGGCCGCCAAGGagaaataacataaaatagCGCCCCACTGAAAACGCACAAATGCGCTTTCCAAAGTGGATATCGTTCCTGTAAGTGAGCTGTACCATGTGAGTACATCCCTGCGTAGGCCGGTGTAGACAGGCGATTTCCAGCAGAAGCGCAGGGGAGCCACGgtagttgtttttttcccccaagggGAAAGTTGCACCAGGAAAATCACACCACCAAGGAGGTagctccccccaaaatgttCCACTCCTTCGAAGTGACCAAACTGTGCGACCACGAAAGTGTTAGCAGTCACCTAATAACGATCGGGTCGTTCAACATTCTCTGCGATTTGCCGTTGAACCCAAGGGAAATTCTGAATTTTAAGAAAAGCACAATAAGCTGCAATAATGTGGATGAAGAGAAgtcgcagggggggaagccaccgGGAGAGAAGTCACCTGGGGAGAAGCCACCGGGGGAGAAGTGCATACGGATAACGAACCTGGAGACGGAGGCCCTATCGAATAAGTTATTGCTAAACATAAGCAGCGTGCCGATAAAGATTCAcatcattttaatttcctgCAGTGAATGTTTCATGGGGTTACCAATATTCTGCAAATATTTCGACGTGTCAGATACGCAAATAGTTTGCACAAAATTGACCTTCACCTTTGCTTTAAGCGCAGTCGAGAATTTACAGACGAAGGAAAGTTATTTACCGCCCTGGGATGAAGAAGATGCTCGGAGAGAGCGGTTTAGCAAAGAGGAGGTTAGCGAAGGGAAGCCTAGCGAGGAGAAGCCTAGCAAAGAGAGTTTCAGCAAAGACAGCTTCAACAAAGGGAGCTTCACCAAAGAGAGCTTCACCAAAGAGTGCTTCACCGCAGATGAATATTTCAATTTAAAACTAAGCTTCAGGAATTCCCTACATTTATTATCATACAGGGAAAAGATAAGCTTCCAGCAAAATGACGAAGTCATTTGCATTACCCCCTACAGCAGCGGGTACTCCTTGGGCAGCTGCAACTTTGTTGTTAAGACGGACCTTATGAATTTATGCATTATTAACAAAAGCTGCTATAATGTTAAAAGGCACCCCTCTCCGCTTGATTTGGCATGCCTGGAAAAGGCAGactttgttctttttacCGCATATGTGAAGGGGGGTGCGAGCACGGAGGGCCCGTCCCAGAGGGGGAGCGCGCCAGGCGGAAGCGTTCCCGGTGGAGGTCCTCCCAGCGGAGGAAGCCCAAATAGAAGCCCCCCAAACGGAAGTCCCCCAAATAGAAGTCCTCCAAATGGAAGTCCCCCAAACGGGAGCCCCCCAAACAGAAGCCCCTCAAACGGATGCCCCCCCAGCGAGCACACCCGGGAGAAAATAAACATGTGCGTCGAAAAGACCTACAAAGATAGCCTAAACAAGATATGCTCTATCGTCCTGCGGACGATCAAAAGCAAGGGGTGCGTGCTCATCCCAGTGGACCTGCACTTCCTGTACTTCCTCGAGTTGATCGAGTTGATAGGCGTAGTCATCAGCAAATATCTAGCCAAAGAAGAACAAGTGCTCATCTTTACCATAATAGGAAACATCAGCAATGTGATTCACCAAGCAGATTTGTGTGCCGAATGGGTAGAAGAatcgagaaaaaaaaaatgcagcaaaGTCTCCAATCCACAGGGACCTTTTTCCATTGAAATTATGATCAAAAATAATCGACTCATTACAGGAAATGATATAAATGATATAGCCAAATGGTTTAGGTACCCATGTGTATGTTTTGTGCAAGATTCATCTTTGCGATTTTTTGAATCTTCCACTTTGTTAGAAAAGTGGGCCATGGAGGAGAACAATTCTCTTCTGCTGATTGATCCATACTACGACCCTGTATCTGTGTTGGCTCCCTTCCACATTtaccttaaaaaaataaatgtctttttttgccccatttctTGGGATCTAAATGAGTCCGACATTTGGGAAATTATAAACACCAATGTGAATAAGAAATGTGTGTATTTGCTCCCCCACCGgttgggggaggggggcagtTCACCGAGGATAGGCACCCAAGTGGAAACGACACatgtaaataaaagaagCGGCCAAGTGGAAACGGCACATGTAGGCCAAGCAAGCAGCTACCACGTTGGAGAAAATAACGGGGAAGAGGAAAGTTACAATAAAAGAGGGAGCATCCCTCCATATGGAAGTTACCCAACTGGAAGCCCATATGGAAGTTACCCAACTGGAAGCCCATATGGAAGTTACCCAACTGGAAGCCCATATGGAGATGTGAACCCAAATGGAAACCCATGTGGAAATGTAAACCCAAATGACATCATCTACATCTACCCACTACGCACACgggaaattatttatgaCACATTTTCCCAGGTGGGTAAAAACATGCACCCAGTTCCCTTCACTGTCGACGGCACAaataatttggaaaaaattttaacaaagaTAGATAACCTCCACTGCGCGAAGGTCAGATGCTCATACAATAGCACACTCTTCGGGGATTACATAAAAGAAGGCCAAATGGAAATGTGCAAATCAGCCTCACAAAGCATAGAGgtagataataaaaaaacagatgATGAATGGATGAGCGAAAAGGGAGTGAATCTCATGTTTGGGTCCATACGCGAAGAAGATTTTGTTGAGAAATTACTCCAGTTTGGCTACAACAAAAACGATTTAGTAGTAAACCATTCAGGGGGAAGTACCCCCGATGAGCAGACTGAAAAATACTTGTGGAGCATCACCATCAATTCAATTAACTCCAAGGTAGTATGCTACACAAGGTACGACATCGAGGTAGTCAGCAGCCATGCGAAGCTGCGTCAACAGGTTAAGGAGATTCTCCAGAGAATCACAACCACGCTATGATTCGCCGGTGCGCAGGaatacttaaaaaaggaggagtgaGAAAAGGGGCCCAGCAATGTTACCCCTACTGCTGTCATAAAATTGGCTACTCATTTGTGTGTGCAGCGGCAAGTTGATGTCCTGCCTCTCGCTgggtcttcatttttgtccCCCCCTAACAATTCACCGTATAACTCTTCTAGCCTGCTGCTGCACCCTGCTGCCGCACCCCGCTGCTGTGCTCGCGCCGATCCCACTTGGGCGAAGTGCGGTTGGCACGGCTCTCCCAGTTGGTGcgtttttttcgtaaaataataaatgtctCCACTTCGTGGCAACTCAGGCAAAAATGCGTCAAAACGTTGATGCCGCTTCGTCAAAACGTTGATGCCGCTTCGTCAAAACGTTGATGCCGCCCCGTCACAATTTTGCTACCACCCCGTCAAAACGCTGATGCCGCCTGTTAAAACTTGCGCTTCCAGTTCCTGCGGTTGGCGTGGAAGTTGCCCCATATCTGGCCCTGCAGGCGCACGCGCTTGAGGTACCCGGGGGGGTGCTTCTCCATCCTGTCTCGGCGCTGCCTAAAGTAGAGGTAGTACTCGTCGGGGAGGTTTTCCACGTCGTTGTGGATGCCCTCGATTTTCAAAAGGGCGTTGTCCGCTAGCGACGCCACGTACTTGGTTTTGAAGAAGCCCCCCCGGTCAAAAGCCTGGGTGGTCAGCTTCCCATTATTGTAATACTGACTAAACACATTATCTGATTTTATCTTCAAAACATTTGTGTTTGGATCAATTTGGACGCGAACACTTGGAAGAACGTAGCCAGCTAATTTTCTTTCATAGGGGATGTTGTCCTGCTCCAGTTGGCCCAACTCCATTATGCTGACAGTTCCCACTTCCTGCACAACATAgcgcacatatattttagcATTGATGAAaacgttttttatttgttcgaCGTAATTTATGTTAATTCCTGGCATTATTTCGTTTCCGCTCAGGAGGATGGTCTGCATGTGGGATGCCTTCTTTTGGATAAACTCCATTTTCGTCCCGATGTCCATATCggagtttttaaaaaaaaaaagaaaatcgcgaattaaataattgttaCAGACGAGCATATTTATGGGCATCTCCACATGGAATAGCTCTTCAAATAAATTCATGCCATCGGTGAAATTAAAATCAACATCGGTGAAGTCCTTTTTAATTAGCAAATTGTGAACCGCGAAATTGTTCTCTTTACTCTTCATATGTTCCTTAAACCAGTCCATGTAGCCATTACAATTTAACGTCTTCTTTTTGCTCGCTTCGGGGAAAGTGACAGTCGCgccagaaaaaaggaggctaAAGAGCACATCAAAATAGAGTATACTGTTCGCTGGCACGCACATCAAGGCGATGGTGTTGCTTTGCCCCCAATTGAAGAAGTTACTTAAATGCATGGACTGGTTGAAAATGCAGGTGGATAAAAACTGTACGCTTTTGTCGCACTCGTTCTCTTTGGATAAGTACAAATGGAAGGCAGACGGGGAATCGCCCTGTAGGGGGGTCATCCCCTTCGCGGCAGAATTATTTCCGTCTTCCCCAATCCCTCGAATGAAATATCTCTCCTGCGCTTCGTTCAtctctccccccatttgcccATTCGCCCACTGTTCATCCTTCTTCAACTGGTACATAAACTTATGGCCGAAATTTTCCCGCCCTTCTTTCAAATCGTCCAAATACTCCTCATGCGATAAAACATCCGGCCTGTCataacatattaaaaaaggaatttgcAGATTGAGGGAAATTTCTTCGATAAAATGTTTGTAGAAAGGATGGCAAAGAATTAAATCGATGTTATTCTCTGCTATGTAAAAGGAATATTTCTGCTTTGTCTGTTTTGCCTTCTTTACAGGTGTTGGGATGGACACGTAATCGTAATTGTTCATTAAAacgcaaaattgaaaaaccaCTTGAGAGTAACATGGCGGGAAAAGGCagcctatttttttccccctactATTTGACCAGCCCTGAAGCCCAAAATAATCGTTTACATAATACGCAAgctttttattcattaaaaaaacttCACTAAGGAATTGATTGGAAGAGACTAAACAACCGTTTGTGTAAATGTTAAATGGGATGCTCATTAGACTTCTCACTGTGCTGAAGCGCCTGCTTGGGCGTACCCAGTGGGCCCACATTTTGACATACATACTGTTACTGCGTCTTCTGTAGAAGGGGAGGTGTCCATCAATGTGCCTACGAGTATATGGGTCTTCCTACACACTTATGTCTCATTCCTTCCTGCTGCTCTCCAACCAGTCTGACTCTTTATTTCCCAATTAAACGGACCACCGCAATCACCTGCAGGGTTAAACCAAATCTTCGCGCTGTTGAAGGAGTGCTCGGAATATACGCCTCGCACGTGACTTAAAATGGAGGCAACCTCTCCGCTGCACATTTTTGGGGTTTCCAATAATTGGCCTCATTTACATCCCCACAGATGTGCAGATAGGCGGTTATGCAGATAAGCGGTTATGCAGATAAGCAGTTATACCTTCATGTAATGCGATGTTACTCATTCCTTAAGCTGCTTCCCTTTGAGCGCTCAACTGGGTGTCCCTTTTTCTGAGGGGACAAAATGTTCGCCCCCACGGTGGTACATCCGCTTGTAAATCTATCCCTACAGATAGGACCATATAACTAAGGACACTGGGTGAACgttctctccttttcttctccctccgATTGGCACGTACATGTAGACATCAGGTTGCCGCATAAGTACCATGTGCGGGTGACGAATGGGGAGGTATTCACATATTTACAGCTGCGATGCTGTGGAGGGGTGCCCACTTGAGGCTTAAACGTTTAGGGAGCGAGTCCAGCAGAGGAATAACTGAAGACATGCCCAGaacgtatatacatacgtacatgcgaTCTGCTCACGTGTTGGCTGGGCTTCCCTGTACGTTGTAAGCACGCAAACAAGTATGCACCTCCGATGTGCTATCCCTGAAGGGGCACTTGGCCAAGGACGGTGAAGAGGCAAGAttcctcaattttgttcctcccctTTGATATGCCCTTTACACAGAAAAGTTCGAAAAGTTAAACACATCTTTTGCAATACGTTTGGCGTGATATGTGCAAAGTGCCCTTGTCAGGCGTTGCAATATGCATGTAGATATACGCACAATTGCTGCTCCCTCTTCTGAGAGAAAAATGCTGATGGATCCTTCGCGAACACGTGACATAGTCCATTTGCCCAAACAGGTGGGAAGTGCATCTTGCAGTGGAATGCTTCTCCTCTCTGGGAAACGGAAACTGTGAGAAAATGTACCCGCTTGGTAAAATAAcgtttgaatttttttttttttccgtggcgccaatttttttctggggAAGGAATCTCCACAAATACAACGTGTTCAGGcgaatcgtttttttttttttttttttcttcttcctttttgagaTTAATTTGGAATAAAAGCACACCAGTTTGCGACTTTCATTAATCATTCTTCCAACGATTTTGTG
Above is a window of Plasmodium vivax chromosome 8, whole genome shotgun sequence DNA encoding:
- a CDS encoding hypothetical protein, conserved (encoded by transcript PVX_094680A); the protein is MYVKMWAHWVRPSRRFSTVRSLMSIPFNIYTNGCLVSSNQFLSEVFLMNKKLAYYVNDYFGLQGWSNSRGKKIGCLFPPCYSQVVFQFCVLMNNYDYVSIPTPVKKAKQTKQKYSFYIAENNIDLILCHPFYKHFIEEISLNLQIPFLICYDRPDVLSHEEYLDDLKEGRENFGHKFMYQLKKDEQWANGQMGGEMNEAQERYFIRGIGEDGNNSAAKGMTPLQGDSPSAFHLYLSKENECDKSVQFLSTCIFNQSMHLSNFFNWGQSNTIALMCVPANSILYFDVLFSLLFSGATVTFPEASKKKTLNCNGYMDWFKEHMKSKENNFAVHNLLIKKDFTDVDFNFTDGMNLFEELFHVEMPINMLVCNNYLIRDFLFFFKNSDMDIGTKMEFIQKKASHMQTILLSGNEIMPGININYVEQIKNVFINAKIYVRYVVQEVGTVSIMELGQLEQDNIPYERKLAGYVLPSVRVQIDPNTNVLKIKSDNVFSQYYNNGKLTTQAFDRGGFFKTKYVASLADNALLKIEGIHNDVENLPDEYYLYFRQRRDRMEKHPPGYLKRVRLQGQIWGNFHANRRNWKRKF
- a CDS encoding hypothetical protein, conserved (encoded by transcript PVX_094670A), whose translation is MQWEKRKKMINLLYALCALWNVFYLCAPLFTCLHIEDTVKVELPKIGSGDFLKICCADFCSFQKYDVTTKTYLFIKENIILHNCKNGINLYHSSDYFFHLAHFVKNDRMVEIVDSFEHQKVKFTVWEPLFELLSIGGGQKYVHMPLGFYEAKKCRRSHTKGNAIGGNTPWDNYGSADFELNRGGNEPFCEGALEGKRVGDAKAAKAAKLAKTNANWNKAPPGNKFVCTEHLPKGGNTKRYHYGDENNSCQVDPLMQLFNELMAEREKEKNSFFHHSNGFTQGSEAHADNVLISYIAKKFGQRHTSKLCAPGGGISEATLYLSHRLTPLIKNLLLSNPILIFLFEDPAICGLCAKRTTIVGEPTRGGKKKNKKWSPPNYKSMLKSASILLLLAILMATIWILLKRKKCKMKDEKIPRGAEKRLAEIHVAYKNKIQTNFGSKIKDITDEDLINLIAHNKAELIIVCQP
- a CDS encoding hypothetical protein, conserved (encoded by transcript PVX_094675A), whose amino-acid sequence is MFHSFEVTKLCDHESVSSHLITIGSFNILCDLPLNPREILNFKKSTISCNNVDEEKSQGGKPPGEKSPGEKPPGEKCIRITNLETEALSNKLLLNISSVPIKIHIILISCSECFMGLPIFCKYFDVSDTQIVCTKLTFTFALSAVENLQTKESYLPPWDEEDARRERFSKEEVSEGKPSEEKPSKESFSKDSFNKGSFTKESFTKECFTADEYFNLKLSFRNSLHLLSYREKISFQQNDEVICITPYSSGYSLGSCNFVVKTDLMNLCIINKSCYNVKRHPSPLDLACLEKADFVLFTAYVKGGASTEGPSQRGSAPGGSVPGGGPPSGGSPNRSPPNGSPPNRSPPNGSPPNGSPPNRSPSNGCPPSEHTREKINMCVEKTYKDSLNKICSIVLRTIKSKGCVLIPVDLHFLYFLELIELIGVVISKYLAKEEQVLIFTIIGNISNVIHQADLCAEWVEESRKKKCSKVSNPQGPFSIEIMIKNNRLITGNDINDIAKWFRYPCVCFVQDSSLRFFESSTLLEKWAMEENNSLLLIDPYYDPVSVLAPFHIYLKKINVFFCPISWDLNESDIWEIINTNVNKKCVYLLPHRLGEGGSSPRIGTQVETTHVNKRSGQVETAHVGQASSYHVGENNGEEESYNKRGSIPPYGSYPTGSPYGSYPTGSPYGSYPTGSPYGDVNPNGNPCGNVNPNDIIYIYPLRTREIIYDTFSQVGKNMHPVPFTVDGTNNLEKILTKIDNLHCAKVRCSYNSTLFGDYIKEGQMEMCKSASQSIEVDNKKTDDEWMSEKGVNLMFGSIREEDFVEKLLQFGYNKNDLVVNHSGGSTPDEQTEKYLWSITINSINSKVVCYTRYDIEVVSSHAKLRQQVKEILQRITTTL